A window of Ornithorhynchus anatinus isolate Pmale09 chromosome 21, mOrnAna1.pri.v4, whole genome shotgun sequence genomic DNA:
CTGCCGAGGGCAGGCGCCCACCGCGCTCATttgtccccccgcctcccccggcctctgCCGAAGCAGAAAACGAAGAGACGGAAGGCAGCGACGTCCCCGCCGACTACCTGCTGGGAGATGTGGACGGGGATGAGGACGAGCTGTACCTGATGGATCACGAGAATGCCCCCggtgagttggggagagggggacgcgggggggggcggctccggggcagggggaggggtcccggggtccCGGCCGCGCTCTGACCGGGGGCCGCTGCCCGCCGGGCTCAGGGGAGGAGGCGGAGTACGTGCTGccgcaggaggccttcccgctgCGTCACGAGATCGTGGACAACCCGGCCGGGCCGGACCACCTGCAGGACAAGGCCGACTCGCCCCACGTCAGCGGCAACGAGGCGGAGACGGTGTCCCTGACGCCCGTGGAATCCTTCTCGCTCATATCCATCTCCCACGCCCTGTACGAGAGCCGCCTGCCCCCGGACTTCTTCAGCCCCACCGTCCGCGCCATGCTGCGCTTCTACGCCGCGCAGGGCGACGTGCAGACCGCCGCCTCCGTGCTCATCGCGCTGGGCGAGCGCGTCCGCAAAGAGATCGACGAACAGACCCAGGTGCTCAcgccacctcccacctcccctgcttCCCCGGGCGCGGGGTGGGGAGAACGGGGAGAGCCGGGAACCTGCGGGCCCGGGGCGGCTCCGAACCCGCTGAAAACTTTCATCCGCCCCTCGCCCCacctgcccccgtccccgccgcctTGGGACCGCTGGGCCGCGCCCCTCtcgtccccggcccctccccccgggggagcACTGGGCTACGCCCCGACtcgtcccctcccgtccccccaggAGCACTGGTACACCTCCTACATCGACCTGCTGCAGCGCTTCCGGCTCTGGAACGTCTCCAATCAAGTCATTAAGCTGAGCACCTGCCGGGCCATCACCGGCCTGAACCAGGCCTCCACCACCCTGCATATCAACTGCAGCAACTGCAAGCGGCCCATGAGCAACAAGGGCTGGATCTGCGACaggtaggtggggggggggggggccgggccctcTGGGAgacggcagggggtggggagggaggtcgggCGACCCACCGGGCAGGGCCGGCCGGCACCCACGGGGCGGGACCGGGGCCCGGCTTCATCGAGGTGCGCTTTCCCAGGTGGAGGGCGTCTCCCGGGCTTGGGGCGGGGTGCCGAGTAGTAGCCGCGGGCGCCATATTATTCGGGGCGCCGAgcgccgtagtgagcgcttgggagaggccggcACCACAGAGTGGCCGGACGCCGACCTACGTGAAAATCCCCGGTAGAGCGGaacggcggcgggccgggccctcGGGCCGCTCCGACGGAAACGCGGGCCGCGTTCCCCGGCCGCCCAGCGGGAGCTTTCGCTCCACCCGGGCCGAAAGACTCACCCCTCCTCGGGCCGGGGACGGAGAGGCCCGGCGGGCCCCCCGACGGGGTCCGGCCCGGCGCCCCGGGTTGACCGTCGCTGCCGTCGCAGGTGTCGTCAGTGCGCCAGCACGTGCGCCGTGTGCCACCACGTGGTGAAGGGGCTGTTCGTGTGGTGCCAGGGCTGCAGCCACGGCGGGCACCTGCGGCACATCATGAAGTGGCTGGAGACCAGCTCCCACTGCCCGACGGGCTGCGGACACCTCTGCGAATACACCTGAGCCCGGCGGGGAGGACCCCCGGGGGGTGGGCGACGCACGGAcgcacggacggacggacgcacGGGGGAGTCCGCGCGTGGATGTGTGTGCTGTGGGGTCCAATAAAGGCGGGCGGCCCCAGCGGCGCTGTGGAGTCGGCGGGGCTTCCCTGGAGGGCCGGAACGCGGGAGGCGGGGCGCGGGCGGACGCCGTTCGGGGCCGGCACTTCCGGCGGCCGGAGGCGTCTCCGGGGCAACGCCGCCCGGCGGCCAATGGCGGGCCCGGCGGCGCGCGGGGGCCGCTGGGACTTGTAgttcccgggcggcggcggcggcatggcgggggcccggcctcggcggggcggggcgcgctgGCCGGCGGCGCTCGTGCTGTGGCTCCtgagggcggcggggcccgcggcCCAGCCCTCCGCCGGCGGCTGGTCAGTGcgggaaggggaaactgaggcctgtgcGGCggctggggggagcggggggggggggggcggacggacttgaccccgccgcctccgccaGGCAGCAGGACGGTCCGCCGTTGCTGGCCGAGGAGGAGCGCTGCACGGTGGAGCGCAGGGTCGACCTCACCTTCTCCGAGTTCGTCCACCGGTGcgtgcggtgcggtgcggtgcggtgcgggggcccgggcgggccggggcggagcggggaggggagggaaagggagggcggcggggagggaagccGCCGGCGTCCGGCTGCCGTGTCGTCCCCTTGCAGGTACGCCTTCTCCAAGCCGGTCATCCTGCAGGGGCTCACGGACAATTCGGTGcgtcccgggcttgggggggcgaggggcgggggggtccggGAGGGCGGCCCCGCCGAccctcgccgtcccccgccgtcccccctctcccccagctgttCCGGGACCTCTGCTCCAGGGACCGGTTGCTGGCGGCGTTTGGAGAGCGCCCGGTGCGCCTGAGCACGGCCAACACCTACTCCTACCAGAAAGGTGAgggcccggcccccctccccgccccgcccccccgggaggCCCGGACCAGGGGTCCGGTCCCCGGTCCCAGCCCCCCGTCCTTCCCCGCAGTGGACCTGCCTTTCCGGGAGTACGTGCGTCACCTGCTGCGGCCTCAGGACCCGCAGGCCCTGGGCAGCGGTGAGTGCCACCCCGACCCGGAcggaccccccacctcccccctgcctctttaaccgccccccacccccgcttcccgCAGAGACGCTGTACTTCTTCGGCGACAATAACCTCACCGAGTGGGGGCCGCTGCTGCGGCGCTACCTGCCGCCCCCGTTCCGGCTCCCGGGCACCACGGCGGCCTACAGCTTCGGGATCGCAGGTCAGTGCCCCCGCGGGAACGGGCGCGCCGGGGGCCCGCCTTCGCCCGCGTGCCGAcccgatccccctcccccccccccaggggccgGCTCCGGGGTGCCCTTCCACTGGCACGGGCCCGGCTACTCGGAGGTGATCTTCGGCCGAAAggtgaggcggggggcgggggccggggccgggggggcgggggaggcggcggggcccggggccgaccCGCCGCCGTCCCGGCAGCGCTGGTTCCTGTATCCCCCGGAGGAGACCCCCGACTTCCATCCCGACCGCACCACCCTGTCGTGGCTGCTGGACACCTACCCGAGGCTGCCGGCCGGGGCGCGGCCCCTGGAGTGCACCATCCGCCCGGGCGAGGTGAGCACGGGGCCGGCGCCTTGACGGGCCGTGTGGGCCGCgaccggggccccccccccccccggccccgccgccctgacctgtgctccccgTGCCGGCCCGCAGGTGCTGTATTTCCCAGACCGCTGGTGGCATGCTACCCTGAATCTGGACACCAGCGTCTTCATCTCCACCTTCTTGGCCtagggtgcggggagggggggcccgggggcagggggttACCGCTTCCCTCTCTGTCAAATGAAGAATTAAGATTGGCGGCAGCCACCTTGCCTTCCTGTGTCCGtggatgttgggggggggggggagcgcgtcCGACGTAACCTTTCCCCCCGGGTCACCGAGTCCAGCCCCCTGCCGCCCCTCACCCTGGGGCAGAGCCGATCCcagggaggaaaggtgagggggaaggaagtGGACAGAGGGCAGACATCAGCTCAGGTGAATATTGCTCACAGACTTTATTGCCCCAGGAGCACCCTTTCCTCCACCACATGCAGCCCCAGGCCCAGGGTGGGATGGGGCAAGGAGTCAGGCTGGGAGGTTGGGACTGCCCCTCGGGGCGGAGGTGTGGAGGGCGGGGGGCCCCTCAACTGGGGCTCCAGGAACCAACTATTTACAGAAGCCGGtaagacacacactcacacccccccacacacacccccaactcactctcacacaaacacacgcgcacacacgctATGTACACAGACGGTGAGGTGGAAGAGCCCGCCCCCAGGCCGTGGCCCCCGGAgggccttccttcccctcccaaattCCCCATCTCCCTTGGCCCAGGCAGGGTCCCGCacagggcggggccgggaggacccctgtccgtccatccatccgcccgcccgccccggggggccAGAGCTGGTGAGAAGCCGAGATGCCGCCCGAGCCCGGcggagaaggggccgggggctggccGACAGACAGACGGTGAGGCGGGTTCCGGCCCACCCCCGCCTTCCCCGAGAGGGGCCCCTCAATAATCTTCCACCCAACCGTTCTCTGACACGAAGGCGTCGATCACCTCCTTCATGGCCAGGTTGGGGATGAGCTGTTCCTGGGTCAGGGGGCTCCGGGTCACGGGATCAAAGTGGCCCACGCgctgaggggagacagaggagccgGGGTCCGGAGCCCGGCCCTCCCCAGCCgccgtccccctccaccccccaccccggcccgggaCCCTCACCTGCAGGTGCTCCTCGATGTCTTTGCGGTCGTAGGTGATGCCGCTGGGGGTGATGCAGGGCTCCCGCATCAACTCGAAGCTGATCTTCCCACACAGGTAGTCGGGGATGTCTCGCTTCTGCCCCGCCGCCCAGAAAGGCCCCGCTCAGCCTGGTTcgccgggccccccggggccagagctctgccccccagccccctctgccccgcgccccctctcaccttcctcttctcgTCCACCTGCGAGAACAGCTCGTCCATGTCGGCCAGGTACTTATCCTGTCACGGAAACCGCCTGCCTCACGGAGGGGCCTCGGCCCCGACACCATCCCGACCCGGCCCGGGCGGCGCGGCGCCCCGTCGAGGCCGTCGCGGGCTGGGGCCGAGGTGGTGACGCCCGCGGCTCCCAGGCctcgccggctccgccacccgagACGGGCACCGAGCCCGGCTCGGggcgacggggggaggggggggccctAGGCCGTCCTCCTGGGGCGCCCCCGGCCAGGCCCGAGTCccaggccccccaccccggcttcccccgcccctgccccggccgGCCGGGATGGATACACACTGCGGGGGTGGCCGCGTGGGGCTGCCTCACGTGTTTGGCTTCGATGCTGGCCAGCTGAGCCCGGCCCCGGCTCTCCTCcgcgctgctctcctcctcctcttcctcctcctcctcctcctggctctgcctgcacTCCTCCAATTCCCTGGGGGGGCGGCAAGCcgagggggccgggctggggcggggggcggggggcggggtctcTCCGGGCACCCTCGTCTCCGCCGGCCAGGGGCAGGATCCCTCCGGGGGCTCGCTGCGCCCTCCCggtgccccggcccccggcgcccccgccTCCACCGTCCGCTCCCAGGCGCTCACCGCTGGCGCTCCGCCATGATCAGCTTGGTGAGATAAGAGTGCAGCTCGTTCTCCTGGTGGATGCGCCTCTCCTCGATGCTGTTCCAGCGCTTCTTCTTGGCGAGGCGCAGGGCGCTGGGGATGTCGTCCCCGAAGTTGAGCCGCTGCTCCTTGGCCAGGTTGTAGGCTGcgggggaccggggcgggggccaGGGTGGGACCCCCGCTCCAccctcctcgctaacctccctgcttCCGGCCCCTCCGGTCCAGGCCAGGCTTCGCCCCGGCGTCCGGCTCCGTCTGCTCAAGCCCCGTCCGGCGTACATCTGCCCGTCTACCCCGCCCTGATCGCACGCCagctgttttgctgtccgtccgtccccttctagaccgtgagcccgtcgtcgggcagggatcgtctctgtctgttgccgaactgtacgttgcaagcgctcggtacagcactctgcacgcgttcaataaacacgaccgaatgattgaataaatgacacCCACCCTCCCAGCTGTAAGGCGCTCCGTcagcgctctccctcctcctcagtctcgctcctctcccactgcaccccagctcacactcttcattcctccccagcCAACCTACTGAGCGGGCCTCGGTCTCATCTCTCCTTCggccgacccctcgctcacgccctcccccttcacatccgccAGACCGCTGCCCTCCGAAGTCCTTTCGAAAACCCACCTCCCTCCGGGCCACCTTTCCCGATTAACTTATCCTGATCGATAGCCCCCAACTTCCAGGCCACCTGAATCCTCTCCCGGGCGCAGAGTTCAACGCTCTGCGCACCACCAACGATCAATAAATTCCTACGAGGACGTCTAAGTTCTACGGGGACCTGCGAAAACACATCCGGATCTTTAAGCCGTTACTTCCCCCTAGCCGGACTTGATTCCggcgtccgtctcccctgctcgacggtgagccccaggaggcCGGCCCTCGGGTCTGCTGactcttctgtcctctcccaagcgccctgcCCGCGGTGGGCACCGGGGAAAGGCCACTGCttggcggggtgggcggggcgggggccggactgACCTCGCTGCAGGTTGGCGATGGCCTCGTCGTAGCTCTCCATCTCCAGCTGGCACTGGCCCAGGAAGAAGTGGGCCTTGACGGACTGGCCGTCCAGCTCCAGTGCCCGTTTGCAGTCGGCCAGCGCCTTGTCGTGCTGCTGCATCTTCAGGTGGCACAGGGCCCGATTGGTGTAATACACGGCCACCAGGGGATTTCGGGtctggaaagagggaggggcgagggggggcgGCCTCAGCACCATGGGGCACGcggcgcgcccgcccgcccgcccgggccccccgccccgcctccggcACCTCTTCAAGCTTCAATCCGTCCCGAGGCCCGGGAGAGGGACACGACCGACCCCGCGCTAACGCCCCGAGAGGGCACTCGGACTCCCCACGGCCACACGGCAGCGTCGATGGCCGACGCGGGACCAGAGCCTAGGCGTCCTGACCACCCCCCAACCCGGGCCGCTCGTCCTCTTCAGCTGCCCCGGGCGAGCCCTCGACGCGTTCCCTCGACGCGTTCCCCTCCCACCCGGGAAGGCGGCACCTCTCGGCCGCGCCGGGTGGCCCCCTCTGGTCTGGGCGCCGGTGTGCAGGGCCGCTGCCCACGGGTCTCTCTGCCCAGGCGTGCGGTCTGCACGAGATGGGCGGGGaacgggggagggaggcgggagccgCTGGAATATTTGTCGACTGACTGGCGCGGGAGGGTGTCGGAGCTGGAAGACCTGCTCGGCGGAGGCTTCCGGGAAGCCCCGCCCCAGGCCACGTCTtgcccgtcccccgtccccgttTGGCCCCCCGAGGCTGCCCCTGAGCCCGACTGCCTGCCTTCACCAAGCAGCTCGGCCtgaggggccccgggcccggttgGCAGCTGTGGGAGACGGGCAGATGGCTGACCCTTCCGGATGTCAACACAAGCTGCATCGGGGAAAAAACCATCAGGCGGGGCTGCCCGCCCTCCCGCTCGCTggcccggccgccgggccccgggagccTGGGTGGGAGACCACGTTGGCCCTGCAGACTCAGACTCGCCTACagctccggggccgggggagacccgaGCTGCGGGGGGGGACACCacccgcgggggcgggggacgggcgaGGGACCTCGGGGGTCCACGGGAGTGGGGGTGGGCGATTCCCGCCGGACGTGGGCAGGGCCGCGCCCGCTGGGGTCGAGTCCGTTGGGCTCGGCCTCCCCCGGGGGGCTGCTGGACTACAGGGCGGTGACTACAACCAACTGCCCAAGGGCCCCCAAGGCCCGGTGCCAGCATCCAGACGGAGGGGGGCTGGGGTGCCGCCCCGGCcgatgcctctccctcctcctcctcagggtcCACGCCAGCCTGGGCTCCTCGGCCCCGGCGGGCGCCTGGGGTCAGACGCCCATCGCCAACTCCGGCCCCCGCTCGAGGTCCCCGGAGCCATCCCGTCGGCTGCCTCTTCCGGAGGGCGCCACGGCCGAGCTCTGGGCTTTCAGGGCCGGGTGGGGGGCTCCGGCCCGGCCGCCgtccgggggccgcgggggcgatGGCCACTTGGCCCGGCAAGgggccgggctccctctcctccccatcgccggAGACCACCTGCCCCTGCTTCAGACAGGAGGCCTCGAAGCCTTCCCTCCGGGGGTGGGGGCTCCTTAGTGGTCTCCCagccgggggccgccgggcctcTGCCCCTTGGGGAGATCTGGGTGGGGACTGTCCCTACCTgatgcccaactgtactttccaagcgcagagtgcagtgctgtgcacaccgtaagcgctcaagaaacacgatCGAATGCATCGTAGTTTCCAAGCGCGTAGAGcattgctgtgcacaccgtaagcgctcatgAAATGCGATCGAATGCATCGTAGTTTCCAAGCccatagcgcagtgctctgcacactaagcgctcaagaaattagAGTGAATGCATCGCAGTTTGCAAGCGCGTAGTGCAGtactgtgcacaccgtaagcgctcaagaaattagATCGAATGCAGCGTAgtttccaagcgcatagtgcgatgctctgcacaccgtgagcgctcaagaaGTGCGATCGAATGCATCGTAGTTTCCAAGcccgtagtgcagtgctctgcacacagtgagcgcgcaAGCAATGCGATCGCATACATCGTagtttccaagcgcgtagtacagtggtctgcacaccgtgagcgctcaagaaGTGCAATCGAATgcactgtagtttccaagcgcgtagtgcaagtgctctgcacaccgtgagtgctcaagaaatgcgatcGCGTGCATCGCAGTTTCCAAGGGcacagtgcagtgccctgcacatagtgagagctccaGAAATGCGATCGAATGCATCGTAGTTTGCCAGcgcacagtgcagtgctctgcacagagtgagggctCAAGAAACGCGATCGAATGCATGCTAGTTTCCAAGCGCGTAGCGCaaggctccgcacagagtgagcgctcaagaaacgcGATCGAATGCATCCTAGTTTCCAAGCGcagagtgcaatgctctgcaccccgtgAGCGCTCCAGGAATAGGACTGAACGAATCCGGCAAGGCCCAAGAGGTCCCGCCCGGGGGTGTTCGTGTCCTGGGGATGGCGGGGACGGTCCTTCCGCgccgctcccctcccttcccccggctTGGCAACTCCGATTCATCCGTGCCCGGCTCGGCGCGGtcgccccggccccgcgggcaTCCGGGCCGCtcccccgggagggaggggaggaggaggaggaggaggagggcggcgagccgacggggccgggggccgggggtcgggggcgtcCCCGTGGGCGCACTCACGATGGCCTTGCTGTAGCAGGCGGCGGCCTCCGGGTACTTGCGGCCCACGAAGAGGCGGTTCCCCTGCTCCTTCAGCTCCTGGGCGGTGGGGCTCTTCTCCGGGctgcccgcccctccgccccccgcgcccgcccgccctcctcctcctcctcctccgccgcctcctccgccgccgccgccgccgccctccttctcctccttccccttcatggCGGGGCGGCCCGCTCTGGGGGGCCCCGGCTCccgctcccgcccgccccgcccgcctccgCGCGCCGTCACCGCACAACCGGAACTTCCGCCCGGAGCCACGCCCCGCGGCGCCAGGGGCGGGCGACCCATGGGGGCCCGAGGTGGAGGGAGGGCGCGAGGGGCGGGGCGCGAGGGGCGGGGCGCGAGGGGCGGGGCGCGAGGGGCGGGGCGCGAGGGGCGGGGCGCGAGGGGCGGGGCGCGAGGGGCGGGGCGCGAGGGCGGGCGCGAGGAGCGCCGACCCATGGGGGCCCGAGGGGGGTGGAGAGCGCGCGCGGCCCGGGGGGGGATGGGGCGCGAGGGGCGGGCGCGAGGGCGGGCGCGAGGGGCGGGGCGCGAGGAGCGCCGACCCATGGGGGCCCGAGGGGGGTGGAGAGCGCGCGCGGCCCGGGGGGGGATGGGGCGCGAGGGGCGGAGCGCGAGGGCGGGCGCGAGGGGCGCCGACCCATGGGAGCTCCGggagggcgcgcgcgcgcgcgcggcgggggtggagggtggagggtggagggtgggggggggagcctCGCCATGGCCCAGCTGTTCGCCTGCGAGGCCCCCGAGCCCTGGAGGGCGGCCCTGCGAGCCTACGGGGAGGCCGTCGGCGGCCGCGGCGGCAAGCGGACCGGCCTGCCCGCGCTCGACCGATGGTGAGGGACACACACGCTCACCGAGGCGCGGGCCAGCCGAGGGACTTGCCCACCGGCCCgcagcgggattggaacccgccacCGCCGACGCCCACACCCGGCCTCTTTGCACCAGGACGCcgtctcatttccttctctcttccccagcgctcggaacagtgctctgcacggagtaagcgcttaaccc
This region includes:
- the STUB1 gene encoding E3 ubiquitin-protein ligase CHIP isoform X2, which encodes MQQHDKALADCKRALELDGQSVKAHFFLGQCQLEMESYDEAIANLQRAYNLAKEQRLNFGDDIPSALRLAKKKRWNSIEERRIHQENELHSYLTKLIMAERQRELEECRQSQEEEEEEEEEESSAEESRGRAQLASIEAKHVRQPHAATPADKYLADMDELFSQVDEKRKKRDIPDYLCGKISFELMREPCITPSGITYDRKDIEEHLQRVGHFDPVTRSPLTQEQLIPNLAMKEVIDAFVSENGWVEDY
- the STUB1 gene encoding E3 ubiquitin-protein ligase CHIP isoform X1, which produces MKGKEEKEGGGGGGGGGGGGGGGGGRAGAGGGGAGSPEKSPTAQELKEQGNRLFVGRKYPEAAACYSKAITRNPLVAVYYTNRALCHLKMQQHDKALADCKRALELDGQSVKAHFFLGQCQLEMESYDEAIANLQRAYNLAKEQRLNFGDDIPSALRLAKKKRWNSIEERRIHQENELHSYLTKLIMAERQRELEECRQSQEEEEEEEEEESSAEESRGRAQLASIEAKHDKYLADMDELFSQVDEKRKKRDIPDYLCGKISFELMREPCITPSGITYDRKDIEEHLQRVGHFDPVTRSPLTQEQLIPNLAMKEVIDAFVSENGWVEDY